In Nicotiana tabacum cultivar K326 chromosome 21, ASM71507v2, whole genome shotgun sequence, one DNA window encodes the following:
- the LOC142175219 gene encoding uncharacterized protein LOC142175219, whose translation MSGYAKMMKDLMSRKFDFQDLATVTLNQTYSAVMTRHIAEKLSNPGSFTISCTIGSYAFAKVLCDLGASINLMPLSIYKRLRIGRARPASMLLQLADRTVKRPSSILDDVLVHVGKFVFPADFVILDCQVDEEIPIILGKPFLDTGEL comes from the coding sequence ATGTCCGGTTATGCAAagatgatgaaggacttgatgtctcgaAAGTTCGACTTTCAAGACTTGGCAACTGTGACATTGAATCAGACCTACAGTGCCGTTATGACAAGACATATAGCTGAGAAGCTATCCAacccagggagtttcacaatttCGTGCACCATAGGCAGCTATGCTTTTGCTAAAgtattgtgtgatttgggagcgagcataaacttgatgcccttgtcTATCTATAAAAGGTTACGCATTGGAAGAGCAAGGCCTGCATCCATGTTACTACAGCTAGCCGACCGAACAGTGAAGAGGCCATCAAGTATACTTGATGATGTACTTGTGCATGTTGGGAAGTTTGTGTTTCcggcagattttgtcattctggaCTGCCAGGTTGAtgaggagattcccataattttgggaaagcCCTTCTTGGACACTGGAGAGCTCTGA